The Acinonyx jubatus isolate Ajub_Pintada_27869175 chromosome D2, VMU_Ajub_asm_v1.0, whole genome shotgun sequence genome contains a region encoding:
- the NANOS1 gene encoding nanos homolog 1 — MEAFPWAPRSPSRGRAPPPMALVPSARYVSAQGPAHPQPFSSWNDYLGLATLITKAVDGEPRFGCARGGDGGNGGASPPSSSSSSCCSPHAGTGPGALGPALGPPDYDDDDDSDEPGSRGRYLGGALELRALELCAGPAEAGLLEERFAELSPFAGRAAAVLLGCAPAAAATAAAEVAPREERAPAWAAEPRLHAASGAAAARLLKPELQVCVFCRNNKEAVALYTTHILKGPDGRVLCPVLRRYTCPLCGASGDNAHTIKYCPLSKVPPPPAARPPPRSARDCQPGKKLR; from the coding sequence ATGGAGGCTTTCCCCTGGGCGCCCCGCTCGCCCAGCCGCGGCCGCGCCCCCCCGCCCATGGCGCTCGTGCCCAGCGCCCGCTACGTGAGCGCCCAGGGCCCGGCGCACCCGCAGCCCTTCAGCTCGTGGAACGACTACCTGGGGCTCGCCACGCTCATCACCAAGGCGGTGGACGGCGAGCCGCGCTTCGGCTGCGCCCGCGGCGGGGACGGCGGCAACGGCGGCgcctccccgccctcctcctcctcgtcgtccTGCTGCTCCCCCCACGCGGGGACCGGGCCCGGAGCGCTGGGGCCGGCGCTGGGGCCGCCCGActacgacgacgacgacgacagCGACGAGCCGGGGTCCCGGGGCCGCTACCTGGGCGGCGCGCTGGAGCTGCGCGCTCTGGAGCTGTGCGCGGGCCCCGCCGAGGCCGGGCTGCTGGAAGAGCGCTTCGCCGAGCTGAGCCCGTTCGCCGGTCGCGCCGCCGCCGTGCTGCTAGGCTGCGCGCCCGCCGCTGCCGCCACTGCCGCCGCGGAGGTGGCGCCGCGCGAGGAGCGGGCCCCGGCGTGGGCGGCCGAGCCCCGGCTGCACGCCGCCTCCGGGGCGGCCGCCGCCCGACTGCTCAAGCCCGAGCTGCAGGTGTGCGTGTTCTGCCGGAACAACAAGGAGGCGGTGGCGCTCTACACCACCCACATCCTGAAGGGACCCGACGGGCGAGTGCTGTGCCCGGTGCTGCGCCGCTACACGTGTCCCCTGTGCGGCGCCAGCGGCGACAACGCGCACACCATCAAGTACTGCCCGCTCTCCAAAgtgccgccgccgcccgccgcccgcccgccgccgcgcAGCGCCAGGGACTGCCAGCCGGGGAAGAAGCTGCGCTGA